Proteins co-encoded in one Malus sylvestris chromosome 9, drMalSylv7.2, whole genome shotgun sequence genomic window:
- the LOC126583892 gene encoding uncharacterized protein LOC126583892, producing MEATCLCSSSLLPLPFLPAGKSQCTRTGLLHRRTMPKRSSSASAGTTGLVIVAAARDNREGPWRSVVDESLIVLRKRIHEMKMVERNYEPPQEWMHWEKQCYASYDDHVCNMVGCLQSCLMNTRPSVALSVLLLFAVSVPASTAMILLRFMEVANGVLSTIHHFG from the coding sequence ATGGAAGCAACTTGTCTATGTTCCTCCTCACTTCTTCCTTTGCCATTTTTGCCTGCAGGCAAATCTCAGTGCACAAGAACTGGATTACTGCACAGGAGAACAATGCCAAAGAGATCATCAAGTGCTAGTGCCGGCACTACCGGTCTTGTCATTGTAGCAGCTGCGAGAGACAACCGCGAAGGGCCATGGCGATCTGTGGTCGATGAGAGCTTGATCGTTCTGAGAAAACGCATTCACGAGATGAAAATGGTGGAGAGGAACTACGAGCCTCCTCAGGAATGGATGCATTGGGAGAAGCAGTGTTACGCAAGTTATGATGACCATGTTTGTAACATGGTGGGTTGTCTTCAATCGTGCCTCATGAACACCAGGCCTAGTGTAGCCCTTTCTGTGCTACTTCTATTCGCCGTCAGCGTCCCGGCATCAACGGCCATGATCTTGCTACGGTTCATGGAGGTGGCTAATGGGGTTCTGTCAACCATTCATCATTTTGGTTGA